A window of Colius striatus isolate bColStr4 chromosome 29, bColStr4.1.hap1, whole genome shotgun sequence contains these coding sequences:
- the B4GALT3 gene encoding beta-1,4-galactosyltransferase 3, protein MLRRLLERPCTLALLVGCQFAFVAYFSLGGFRNLTSLFGRAAGPVFDYSRTHDVYANLSRLLPAQPARRDPAQPLPFCPERSPFLVGPLTVSFSRVPTLEQIRAKNPAVQEGGRYQPPTCEPRSRTAIIIPHRNRETHLGHLLYYLHPFLQRQQLQYGIYVVHQAGNATFNRAKLLNVGVKEALKDEEWDCLFLHDVDLIPENDHNLYTCDPWNPKHVSIAMNKFGYSLPYPQYFGGVSALTPDQYMKINGFPNEYWGWGGEDDDIATRVRLAGMKIARPPVSVGHYKMVKHKSDKGNEENPHRFDLLIRTQRMWTQDGMNSLTYTLLAKHLHPLYTNLTVDIGTDPRAGRSQRGLGLSLEGQRYRSSTSLFREEMLRKLPRDGAAWGDQGLSPRLPAATAPQPRVGNGTGNPPAPGITQRSPEAAMEGDAQAGHSAGRAVAQEEPGTLPSRGDNQSLPQATH, encoded by the exons CACTGGCCCTGCTGGTCGGCTGCCAGTTCGCCTTCGTCGCCTACTTCTCCCTGGGCGGCTTCCGCAACCTCACGTCGCTCTTCGGCCGCGCCGCCGGGCCCGTCTTCGACTACTCGCGCACGCACGACGTGTACGCCAACCTGAGCCGCCTGCTGCCCGCGCAGCCCGCCCGCCGCGACCCCGCGCAGCCGCTGCCCTTCTGCCCCGAGCGATCGCCCTTCCTCG TCGGCCCGCTGACCGTGAGCTTCAGCCGGgtgcccacgctggagcagatCCGTGCGAAGAACCCGGCGGTGCAGGAGGGCGGCCGGTACCAACCACCCACGTGCGAGCCCCGGTCCCGCACCGCCATCATCATCCCGCACCGCAACCGCGAGACACACCTGGGGCACCTCCTCTACTACCTGCACCCCTTCCTGCAGCGCCAGCAGCTCCAGTACGGCATCTACGTCGTGCACCAG GCCGGCAATGCCACCTTCAACCGGGCCAAGCTGCTGAACGTGGGGGTGAAGGAGGCGCTGAAGGATGAGGAGTGGGATTGTCTGTTCCTCCACGATGTCGACCTCATCCCCGAGAACGACCACAACCTCTACACCTGTGACCCCTGGAACCCCAAGCACGTCTCCATCGCCATGAACAAGTTCGGATACAG CCTTCCGTACCCCCAGTACTTTGGAGGGGTCTCGGCTCTCACCCCCGACCAGTACATGAAGATCAACGGTTTCCCCAACGAGTACtggggctggggcggggaggACGACGACATCGCCACCAG GGTGCGCCTGGCCGGGATGAAGATCGCCCGCCCGCCCGTCTCCGTCGGCCACTACAAGATGGTGAAGCACAAGAGTGATAAAGGCAACGAGGAGAATCCCCACAG GTTCGACCTGCTGATCCGCACGCAGCGGATGTGGACGCAGGACGGGATGAACTCGCTCACCTACACGCTGCTGGCCAAGCACCTGCACCCGCTCTACACCAACCTCACCGTGGACATCGGCACCGACCCCCGCGCCGGCCGCAGCCAGCGGggcctggggctgagcctggaGGGCCAGAGGTACcgcagcagcaccagcctcttCCGAGAGGAGATGCTGCGTAAGCTGCCCCGGGACGGCGCAGCGTGGGGGGACCAGGGGCTCTCCCCACGGCTCCCGGCAGCCACCGCGCCCCAGCCACGGGTGGGAAACGGCACCGGCAACCCCCCGGCGCCGGGGATCACCCAGCGCAGCCCCGAGGCCGCCATGGAGGGCGATGCCCAAGCAGGTCACAGcgctggcagggctgtggcacaggaggagc